A single genomic interval of Gossypium raimondii isolate GPD5lz chromosome 11, ASM2569854v1, whole genome shotgun sequence harbors:
- the LOC105761169 gene encoding uncharacterized protein LOC105761169 — translation MNPNWEESLNHFERMIDSGTESMRIKAVIKLSKLSNQAPEYILSQTIPILSNLIEDDSSNNSSPHQGLVVHCLKCIARQGDDGRLATEIGQSGALCSILRLLPQSNASVQKICLKCIWCLVNLCNENRLIVAMNGGLEIIVNMLSSSMDGVRRYLLEILSALSLVRVVRRGLVSLGGLRFLVEAARVGNMLSRERACQAVGLLGITRRVRRMLVDLGVIDVLMELLRVGDGALKVVAGNTLGVILANIDYIDLVAQSGAIPLFAKLIQGSESVGQEIAEDAFCLLAVGEANAVVIAEHLVRILREGNADSKAAAANVFWDLSGYKHTVPVIRNSGAIPLLVELLSSQSNEVRETVSGAIAQLSYSQADREALNESGAVPLLLDLLHDDSEELKDNAAEALINFFDDTLQHETISQVVDHPSFRSMQNRLGRIRGASDNQTVSSMRQMNIDQAEPTRD, via the coding sequence ATGAACCCAAATTGGGAAGAATCATTGAATCACTTTGAACGGATGATTGATTCTGGGACTGAGTCCATGCGTATAAAAGCTGTAATCAAATTGTCTAAACTATCAAATCAAGCCCCAGAATATATACTGAGTCAAACAATACCGATTCTTAGTAATCTTATAGAGGATGATAGTTCAAATAATTCGAGTCCTCATCAAGGACTGGTTGTTCATTGCTTAAAATGTATTGCTCGGCAAGGAGATGATGGTAGATTAGCCACTGAGATAGGCCAATCTGGTGCTTTATGTTCCATATTAAGGTTGTTGCCACAATCTAATGCTAGTGTTCAAAAAATTTGTCTGAAATGTATTTGGTGCCTTGTGAATTTGTGTAATGAAAATCGCCTCATTGTTGCCATGAATGGTGGTTTGGAGATTAttgtgaacatgttgagttcaTCCATGGATGGTGTTAGAAGGTACTTGTTAGAGATTTTGAGTGCATTGTCATTGGTGAGAGTTGTAAGGAGAGGACTTGTTAGTTTAGGCGGGCTTAGATTTCTTGTTGAGGCAGCTAGGGTTGGTAACATGTTATCTAGGGAAAGAGCTTGTCAAGCGGTCGGGTTACTCGGTATTACGAGGCGTGTTCGTCGTATGCTTGTTGACTTGGGTGTTATAGATGTTCTCATGGAGCTGCTTCGAGTTGGAGACGGTGCTTTAAAAGTTGTCGCTGGCAATACCCTTGGTGTGATTTTGGCTAATATTGATTACATTGACTTGGTTGCTCAATCTGGGGCTATTCCGTTGTTTGCCAAGCTTATTCAAGGATCCGAATCAGTCGGTCAGGAGATCGCGGAGGATGCATTCTGTCTATTAGCTGTTGGAGAAGCGAATGCAGTTGTAATAGCTGAACATTTGGTGAGAATCCTTAGGGAAGGCAATGCTGATTCAAAAGCTGCAGCTGCTAATGTTTTCTGGGATCTTTCAGGTTACAAGCACACAGTACCTGTCATCCGAAACTCGGGTGCAATTCCCCTTTTGGTTGAGCTTTTGAGCTCTCAGAGCAACGAAGTAAGAGAAACGGTATCTGGAGCTATTGCTCAGTTGAGCTATAGTCAAGCAGATCGAGAGGCTTTAAACGAATCGGGGGCTGTCCCTCTTCTGCTTGATTTGTTACATGATGATTCAGAGGAGCTGAAAGATAATGCTGCAGAGGCACTTATCAATTTCTTTGATGATACGTTGCAGCATGAGACAATATCTCAAGTAGTTGACCATCCTTCATTTCGGAGCATGCAGAACAGACTTGGTAGAATCCGAGGTGCTTCAGATAATCAGACGGTTAGTTCTATGAGACAGATGAATATCGATCAAGCAGAGCCTACTAGAGATTAG